One genomic segment of Armatimonadota bacterium includes these proteins:
- a CDS encoding phosphoglycerate dehydrogenase, producing MPRATVLVTARMFGRMGGAAPRRLEAAGYHLRYPSDRNRPPQQDELRGLLEGVEAVIAGVEPWTADLMEAAPALRLICRFGVGYDSVDLQAATRRGILVAITPATNHVAVAEHTMGLILAVLRRLPLQDARAKRGEWVPEPGPELRGRTLGVVGLGRIGREVADLARAFGMRVVACEIAPDEAFVTSRGITLVDLRTLLREADVVTLHVPLTAATRRLIDATALRTMKRGSYLINTARGGLVDEAALYDALTSGHLAGAGLDVTDPEPPADWRLARLPQVVMTPHAAGLSTDAIARMEEAAVETTLAVLRGELPSNLLNPEAHPAQGR from the coding sequence CGGATGGGCGGTGCAGCCCCTCGGCGCCTTGAGGCGGCAGGTTACCACCTGCGCTACCCCTCCGACCGGAACCGTCCACCGCAACAGGATGAGCTCCGGGGCCTGCTGGAGGGCGTGGAGGCCGTGATTGCAGGCGTGGAGCCCTGGACGGCCGACCTCATGGAGGCAGCGCCGGCGCTCCGCCTCATCTGTCGATTCGGCGTCGGCTACGACTCCGTGGATCTCCAGGCTGCCACGCGCCGGGGCATCTTGGTGGCCATCACGCCTGCCACCAACCACGTGGCCGTGGCCGAGCACACCATGGGACTGATCCTGGCGGTGCTGCGGCGACTGCCGCTGCAGGATGCCCGGGCCAAGCGGGGTGAGTGGGTTCCCGAGCCTGGGCCGGAACTGCGCGGCCGGACCCTGGGTGTTGTGGGCCTGGGGCGCATCGGGCGCGAGGTGGCCGATCTGGCGCGGGCATTCGGAATGCGGGTGGTCGCCTGCGAGATCGCCCCCGACGAGGCGTTCGTCACCAGCCGGGGGATTACCCTGGTCGACCTGAGGACGTTGCTCAGGGAAGCCGATGTGGTCACGCTGCACGTTCCCCTGACTGCGGCGACCCGCAGGCTGATCGATGCGACGGCTCTTCGGACGATGAAGCGCGGCTCCTACCTTATCAACACGGCACGGGGCGGATTGGTGGATGAGGCCGCGCTGTATGACGCGCTGACCTCGGGGCACCTGGCGGGGGCGGGGCTGGACGTGACCGATCCCGAGCCTCCGGCGGATTGGCGCCTCGCCCGGCTGCCCCAGGTGGTAATGACTCCTCACGCGGCCGGTTTGAGCACCGACGCCATCGCCCGGATGGAGGAGGCAGCGGTGGAGACGACGCTGGCGGTGCTGAGAGGCGAGCTGCCGTCCAATCTCTTGAACCCCGAGGCGCATCCGGCGCAAGGGAGGTGA